The following proteins come from a genomic window of Flavobacterium crocinum:
- the rseP gene encoding RIP metalloprotease RseP encodes MDIVIKLSQFLLSLSLLIILHELGHFIPAKLFKTRVEKFYLFFDVKYSLFKKKIGETEYGIGWLPLGGYVKISGMIDESMDKEQMAQEPQPWEFRTKPAWQRLIIMLGGVTVNFILAFIIYIGMAFAYGDTYIANADLKDGVAIDNPAMIKAGFRTGDKIISIDGKTVENFDSDMNMNVIMAKHVLIERDGKQQTITMPTDFVDQLSKTEKGLLIGIRKPYAIGKVAEDSPNQNLKPKDLILSLNGQKIKYFDEAKAILDSNKGKAISAVVLRDLKETPINLKVTKEGKLGVVVGGLDLKSLEKLGYYKISTKEYGFFESIPVGLEKGKDQLVGYGKQLKMIFNPETKAYKQVGGFAAIFNIFPTSWSWEVFWSITALLSIMLGVMNLLPIPALDGGHVMFLLYEIVSGKKPSDKFLENAQMVGFVLLISLLLFANGNDIYKAIVGK; translated from the coding sequence ATGGATATAGTTATCAAACTCTCTCAATTTCTATTGAGTTTATCTTTACTTATTATTCTTCATGAATTAGGGCATTTTATCCCTGCAAAATTGTTTAAAACAAGAGTCGAAAAATTTTATTTGTTTTTTGATGTTAAATATTCACTTTTCAAAAAGAAAATCGGAGAAACAGAATACGGTATCGGATGGCTTCCGTTGGGAGGTTATGTGAAAATTTCCGGAATGATTGACGAAAGTATGGACAAAGAGCAGATGGCTCAGGAACCACAGCCTTGGGAATTTCGTACTAAACCGGCATGGCAACGTTTAATTATTATGCTTGGTGGTGTTACAGTGAACTTTATTCTGGCATTTATTATTTATATCGGAATGGCTTTCGCTTATGGCGACACTTATATTGCAAATGCTGATTTAAAAGATGGTGTAGCAATTGACAATCCTGCTATGATTAAAGCCGGTTTTAGAACTGGTGATAAAATTATTTCTATTGACGGAAAAACTGTTGAGAATTTTGACAGTGATATGAACATGAATGTCATCATGGCAAAACATGTTTTAATCGAAAGAGACGGAAAACAACAAACTATCACAATGCCAACTGATTTTGTAGATCAGCTTTCTAAAACCGAAAAAGGATTACTTATCGGAATACGCAAACCTTATGCAATTGGAAAAGTGGCTGAGGATTCTCCAAATCAAAATTTAAAACCAAAAGATTTAATTCTTTCTCTTAACGGACAAAAGATTAAATATTTTGATGAAGCGAAAGCAATTTTAGATTCTAATAAAGGAAAAGCAATTTCTGCTGTTGTTTTACGTGATTTAAAAGAAACTCCAATCAATTTAAAAGTAACTAAAGAAGGAAAACTTGGTGTAGTTGTCGGTGGTTTAGATTTAAAATCATTAGAGAAATTAGGTTACTATAAAATCAGTACTAAAGAATACGGTTTCTTCGAATCTATTCCGGTTGGTCTTGAAAAAGGTAAAGATCAGTTAGTAGGTTACGGAAAACAATTGAAAATGATTTTTAATCCGGAAACTAAAGCGTACAAACAAGTAGGTGGTTTTGCTGCTATTTTTAATATTTTTCCTACTTCATGGAGTTGGGAAGTTTTCTGGTCCATCACTGCTTTATTGTCAATTATGCTTGGAGTAATGAATTTATTGCCAATTCCGGCTCTTGATGGTGGACATGTGATGTTTTTATTGTATGAAATCGTGAGCGGTAAAAAACCAAGCGATAAATTCCTAGAGAATGCGCAAATGGTTGGTTTTGTTTTACTTATTTCACTGTTACTATTTGCTAACGGAAACGACATCTACAAAGCCATTGTAGGCAAGTAA
- a CDS encoding bacteriocin, giving the protein MNLEELNLVELSTYEVQEVDGGCPVCMWLQYGPHITSFLQGLTGIY; this is encoded by the coding sequence ATGAATTTAGAAGAATTGAATTTAGTTGAGCTTAGTACTTATGAAGTGCAGGAAGTTGATGGAGGATGCCCAGTTTGTATGTGGTTACAATATGGGCCTCATATTACTTCTTTTCTTCAAGGATTAACAGGAATATATTAA
- a CDS encoding bacteriocin yields MLVELNDTELNEIEGGCQDCFEAGQRWRRAIELGCLILLFL; encoded by the coding sequence ATGTTAGTAGAATTAAATGATACAGAATTAAATGAAATTGAAGGAGGATGCCAAGATTGTTTTGAAGCAGGACAAAGATGGAGAAGGGCTATTGAGCTAGGTTGTTTAATTTTATTGTTTCTTTAA
- a CDS encoding HlyD family secretion protein: MNFSSDPINTLENLISKNKTKSFSIYFIILLAILFFLGLLPVIKIDISSQSRGIIRSKTDNVPVFTVISGRVNEINLKNNVFVKKGDTLLKISKENLESDKRTQDVLSNSVSLLLSDINNLLKNQTKNLLTSTAREDLLKFQSGKNELQSKISQAQINYDRNKILYDKDIIAKADFEKLEYELRLAKQALQSFTSQQKATWENQKRDLEERLKNHNGTIAKINAESNNYVVLAPISGTIESYSGIQKGSYVNASQAIATISSADHLIVESNVFPNDIGLIKKNQKVKFQLDAFNYNQWGLLEGKVIDIDHNITMQGDQAFFKVRCALDSKTLELKSGYKANVSKGMTLTTRYIITRRSLFDLLFDKIDDWLNPKQLK, from the coding sequence ATGAATTTCAGCTCAGACCCAATAAATACTCTCGAAAATCTTATCTCAAAAAACAAAACAAAAAGTTTTTCAATCTACTTTATTATTCTCTTAGCAATTCTATTTTTTTTAGGATTACTGCCTGTAATTAAAATTGACATCAGCAGTCAGAGTCGTGGAATAATTCGCAGCAAAACAGATAATGTTCCTGTCTTTACAGTAATAAGTGGCAGAGTGAATGAGATAAATTTAAAAAACAATGTCTTTGTGAAAAAAGGAGACACACTTTTAAAAATTTCTAAAGAAAATTTGGAAAGCGATAAAAGAACTCAAGATGTATTATCGAATTCTGTTTCTTTATTACTAAGCGATATTAATAATTTACTGAAGAATCAAACAAAAAATTTGCTTACTTCTACAGCACGAGAAGATTTATTAAAATTTCAATCAGGAAAGAACGAACTGCAAAGCAAAATTTCGCAAGCGCAAATCAATTATGATCGTAATAAAATTCTTTATGATAAGGATATTATTGCAAAAGCAGATTTTGAAAAACTGGAGTATGAATTGCGTTTAGCAAAACAAGCCTTGCAAAGTTTTACAAGCCAGCAAAAAGCAACTTGGGAAAACCAAAAAAGAGATTTAGAAGAGCGTTTAAAAAACCATAATGGGACCATTGCTAAAATAAATGCTGAATCAAACAATTATGTCGTTTTAGCACCCATTTCTGGCACAATCGAAAGTTATTCAGGCATTCAAAAAGGCTCTTATGTAAATGCTTCACAAGCTATCGCAACAATTTCTTCGGCTGATCATCTAATTGTGGAAAGTAATGTTTTTCCGAATGATATTGGTTTGATAAAGAAAAACCAAAAGGTAAAATTTCAATTAGACGCATTCAATTATAATCAGTGGGGATTACTGGAGGGAAAAGTAATCGATATTGACCATAATATTACTATGCAAGGAGATCAGGCTTTTTTTAAAGTTCGTTGTGCTTTAGATTCTAAAACTTTAGAATTGAAATCAGGTTACAAAGCCAATGTCTCTAAAGGAATGACTTTGACCACAAGATATATTATAACTCGCAGAAGCCTATTCGATTTGTTATTTGACAAGATTGATGATTGGTTAAACCCAAAACAACTAAAATAA
- a CDS encoding peptidase domain-containing ABC transporter produces the protein MASIKIKQHDIQDCGAACLASIGNHFKVNLPIAKIRQYASTDKRGTNVKGIIEAAEKMGFTAKGVKGGFDALDKIPLPAIAHIITKEQLHHYVVIYKVAKSTITVMDPGFGKMETYTFEEFQKVWSSVLILFAPNDDFKTLDEKTSPIKRFWSLIQPHKTILIQALVGAIVFTVLGLAMSIYIQKITDYVLVDGNKNLLNLLSVSMIAIILLQAYIGSKKSVFVMKTGQLIDAKLILGYYKHLLHLPQRFFDTMQIGEITSRINDAVKIRSFINETAIEMIVNVFIVVFSFALMFTYYWKLALVIVLVIPFYVLIYFLLNKFNKKVERNIMENAAELQTQLVESITHVRTVKEFGIEEFSNLKTENKFVKLLFTTYKSGLNVVFANTSTQFLASAFTVILMWIGSGYVIDRAITPGELFSFYALIGYFTSPVASLINMNKTAQNALIAADRLFEIMDLEREETENKIELQKENLGDIKFENVFFRYGSRTEVFKNFSAVFKKNQTTAIVGESGSGKTTLISLLQNLYPIKEGKIFIGDYDTQFIHYQSLRKIVGVIPQQLNLFSGNIIENIALGDSFPNVQRILDLSKQLGITDFVEKLPNGFETQIGENGAMLSGGQKQRIAIARALYKNPEILLMDEATASLDTNSEQIVKDAIEDFKSQGKTIIVIAHRLSTIANADTILVMKDGTIVESGNHSDLLEQKSEYYNLWNKQHVI, from the coding sequence ATGGCTTCCATAAAAATAAAACAACATGATATTCAAGATTGTGGAGCTGCCTGTTTGGCCTCTATCGGAAATCATTTTAAAGTCAATCTACCTATAGCCAAAATACGTCAATATGCCAGTACAGATAAACGCGGTACGAATGTAAAGGGAATAATCGAAGCCGCTGAAAAAATGGGGTTTACTGCAAAAGGAGTAAAAGGCGGTTTTGATGCTCTAGATAAAATTCCGCTTCCCGCTATCGCTCATATTATTACAAAAGAACAACTGCATCATTATGTTGTCATTTATAAAGTTGCAAAATCTACCATTACAGTTATGGATCCAGGTTTTGGTAAAATGGAGACTTATACTTTCGAAGAATTTCAAAAGGTTTGGTCAAGTGTTCTGATACTTTTTGCACCAAATGATGATTTTAAAACATTAGACGAAAAAACTTCTCCAATAAAAAGGTTTTGGAGTTTAATTCAGCCGCATAAAACTATTTTAATTCAGGCTTTAGTTGGAGCAATAGTGTTTACCGTTTTAGGATTGGCAATGTCAATTTATATTCAAAAAATCACCGATTATGTTTTGGTTGATGGAAACAAAAATCTGCTGAATTTACTGAGTGTATCAATGATTGCAATTATTTTGCTTCAGGCTTATATTGGTTCAAAGAAAAGTGTATTTGTTATGAAAACGGGGCAATTAATAGATGCAAAATTAATTCTGGGTTATTACAAACATCTCCTCCATCTTCCGCAACGTTTTTTTGACACCATGCAGATAGGAGAAATTACTTCAAGAATAAATGATGCTGTAAAAATTCGCTCTTTTATAAATGAGACTGCGATAGAAATGATTGTAAATGTTTTTATTGTTGTTTTTTCATTTGCTTTAATGTTTACCTATTATTGGAAGTTGGCTTTGGTAATTGTTTTGGTTATTCCTTTCTATGTTTTAATTTACTTTCTGCTCAATAAATTCAATAAGAAAGTTGAAAGAAACATCATGGAAAATGCGGCAGAATTGCAAACTCAATTAGTCGAAAGCATTACACATGTTCGAACGGTAAAAGAATTTGGGATTGAAGAATTTTCAAATTTAAAGACAGAGAATAAATTTGTAAAATTGTTGTTTACTACTTATAAATCAGGATTAAATGTAGTTTTTGCAAATACTTCAACACAGTTTTTGGCTTCTGCTTTTACTGTGATTCTAATGTGGATTGGTTCTGGCTATGTAATTGACAGAGCGATTACTCCTGGAGAATTATTCTCCTTTTATGCTTTAATAGGATATTTTACTTCGCCGGTTGCTTCTCTTATTAATATGAATAAAACAGCCCAAAATGCTTTGATTGCTGCAGACAGGCTTTTTGAAATTATGGATTTAGAAAGAGAGGAAACTGAAAATAAAATCGAATTACAAAAAGAAAACTTAGGAGATATAAAATTCGAGAATGTTTTTTTTCGTTACGGATCTCGTACCGAAGTTTTCAAAAACTTTAGTGCAGTATTTAAGAAAAACCAAACAACAGCTATAGTTGGAGAAAGTGGCAGTGGAAAAACAACTCTGATTTCTCTGCTTCAAAATTTATATCCAATAAAGGAAGGTAAAATTTTTATTGGAGATTATGATACGCAATTTATCCATTATCAAAGTTTAAGAAAAATAGTGGGTGTTATTCCGCAGCAGCTTAACCTCTTTTCTGGAAATATCATTGAAAATATTGCTTTAGGAGATTCGTTTCCTAATGTTCAAAGAATATTAGATTTATCAAAACAATTAGGCATAACGGATTTTGTGGAAAAACTGCCAAATGGTTTTGAAACTCAAATTGGAGAAAATGGAGCAATGCTTTCTGGAGGTCAAAAACAAAGAATAGCAATTGCAAGAGCCTTATATAAAAATCCAGAGATTTTATTAATGGATGAAGCAACAGCCTCTTTAGATACAAATTCAGAACAAATTGTAAAAGATGCGATCGAAGATTTTAAATCACAAGGAAAAACGATAATTGTTATCGCACATCGTTTAAGTACAATTGCAAATGCTGATACTATTCTGGTAATGAAAGACGGAACTATTGTAGAATCTGGAAATCATT